The following nucleotide sequence is from Bacteroidota bacterium.
GTCCTTGATAATACATTTTAGAAAATCTGTCTATTTGAGGATTGTTAAGATAAAAAGTAATAGGTTTTCCATTTAAAATTTCAGTGAAATTATTATTTACTCCCCAAAGTTTTTCGCATGGCTTATTCTCGTTTGGAATTTTATTGAAATCAATATCGTTTTCAATTATTTCCAATCCGATACTTTTCCCTGCTCTTATTATTGCATCTTTGATTTTTGAAATTTCTGAACATTCTGTTTTTTCGCCCTCCAAACGAGAATAAATCAACTGTAAATCAATCATGTCGTGAATCGGCGATTTATATTCAGAAATCAAATAGTCTTGGATTTCCTTTGATTGTTCACAAAATGCTTGCATTGTTGCTAATGGATAATCTAGAGTTACCTTAAATAATTTCTCATTATTCCCCTCACTTAATTCAACATTGTTTCTGTCAGCTGAATAATAGTCTTGAAAGTATTTACTTATCTCTGATTTTGCCTTATTGAAATCTTTAATCTTTGATTTGTGCATAAATCCAGTTCGGAATTTGAAATCAACTTTCCACCAATCTATATTGTTATCAGGATAATACTTAAAAACCTGTCCAGCTATAACTATTCCAATAATTTCTGATTTTCCATTTGGTTCAAGTCTCAAATTTGTATATCCGTCTGGGTCATTGATATATCCAAAATCCTGTGCATTGAGAGGAATTCCTACAATCAAGAACTGTAATATGATTATCAATTGCGGTATTTTCATTCTTTTCTATTTTTGATAAAGTTGCTCGTTTGGTCGTCTAAAATGGGCTATAACGCCCAGCAGTATGCGCAGTGCGGGAATTTTGGAAAGCCCTACTGTCAGCACTACTGAATGTTGATTGCTTGTACATAGCCCAAATATAGCAAAACAACCCGTATTGCGTATACTGCTTGTTGCGTGCAGTGGGTTTTTGTTTTAAAATTTTGTCCTTTTGTCCAAATAGATAATGAAGGTCAAATATCCACGGTTAGTTAATGTCTTTTACAATTTTAAATCCCGATGGCAGCTTAATTTTTAGAAATCTCACGTTTTCGATAGCCTTTAAAAATCAGCGCATAAAAATCTACTTGCAGCCAGAAGTCAATTTGTGTCTGACTTATCTACTTGCACTGGAAGTCACAATACGAGTAGGAGCGAGGCTCGTCAGAATTGGCTCTCCCAATAACTCTTAAATCATTAAATCATAGAGTTTTCATACGTTAAAAACATATCCAGTAGCAAATCATAACAAACTTCTCAAATCCTATCGAGCGTTGAGTCCAAATGGTATCAGCATCATTGATTTCTTGCAGGTCAAATCAAAATAAAAGTGCAGCGATAGGAATCCTGATGCAGAACGCTAACTACGGAGTAGAAACTTATGCCGGGCTACCAAGTCAGATTTGAATCGGTTCACACAATCCCGAAGGATACCTATCGGTGTACTTTACTTTCATCCGATTTCCAGGTGTCACGGTTTTGATGCCATTGCACGCAACGGTGGCGGTATGCGCAGTGCGGGGATTTTGGAAAGCCCGACTGTCAGCACTGCTGAATGTTGATTGCTTGTACATAGCCCAAATAAAGCAAAACAACCCGTATTGCGTATACTGCATGTTGTGGTTAGTTACTTAATTGATATTTCTAATTTTCTTCCTAAACCAGTCTCAATTATCTTTCTCAAAGTAGCAATCTCCAAATCTGAACGGTCATTCTCAATCCGAGAAATATATGTTCTGGAAGTAC
It contains:
- a CDS encoding SH3 domain-containing protein translates to MKIPQLIIILQFLIVGIPLNAQDFGYINDPDGYTNLRLEPNGKSEIIGIVIAGQVFKYYPDNNIDWWKVDFKFRTGFMHKSKIKDFNKAKSEISKYFQDYYSADRNNVELSEGNNEKLFKVTLDYPLATMQAFCEQSKEIQDYLISEYKSPIHDMIDLQLIYSRLEGEKTECSEISKIKDAIIRAGKSIGLEIIENDIDFNKIPNENKPCEKLWGVNNNFTEILNGKPITFYLNNPQIDRFSKMYYQGQFKLYDNSETFAFLDSVMTLNNEIRPFYFYIFNSVLNQSDGALSEYVSVFCLKYFETQPCEFFNYCKNGEYKVDKSKWTGFIGFQLYSKTDFDKFVITTDRKINGNCQVLKSDWNILKNEIKTKLEE